A genomic stretch from Triticum urartu cultivar G1812 unplaced genomic scaffold, Tu2.1 TuUngrouped_contig_5898, whole genome shotgun sequence includes:
- the LOC125529845 gene encoding putative F-box protein At4g21240, with amino-acid sequence MMKRSHTTVLDDLPEWIVIEEILVWLPPKDLFRCRAVCKLWRSATSTDKFMLDNCRRQPLLPVIRQDIPGQEGVRFVVFRDKSVGADQKLCPIIQHSKFHNLLGACDGFLILSSESDFWICNPATRKCAILPQPRVPSSSAGVPRIYIAGFYQHQPSGEYRVLWFSHGCLRGYVLRFGSDKPRIISRPSVSSRLPEFWHQGEFDSCYSSQVNHRGSLHWLTGIYMETAVDIMVFDTVTETFRWMRSPGRLGRRVSLLEMDNKLASCIDNDASIEIWVMQDYEAEVWALKYRINLLAMNTSPQFKYISKMALLNQRELLICCHTPSVGPDYLLHCDTDGKFLGYYELKEGTYSTYFTNQYFQESMIPLPFCEMQEEGGVDKEPPFFIGL; translated from the coding sequence ATGATGAAAAGAAGCCACACGACCGTCCTCGACGACCTGCCCGAGTGGATTGTGATCGAAGAGATCCTCGTCTGGTTGCCCCCCAAGGACCTCTTTCGCTGTCGTGCTGTCTGCAAGTTGTGGCGCAGTGCCACCTCCACCGACAAGTTCATGCTCGACAATTGCCGCCGCCAGCCATTGCTCCCTGTCATCAGACAGGATATCCCTGGACAGGAAGGAGTCAGGTTCGTTGTCTTCCGTGACAAAAGTGTTGGAGCCGATCAAAAGCTCTGTCCAATCATCCAGCACTCTAAGTTCCATAATCTCCTGGGCGCCTGTGATGGCTTTCTCATCTTGTCCAGTGAGTCTGATTTCTGGATCTGCAACCCGGCCACTCGCAAATGTGCTATACTACCGCAACCTCGAGTTCCATCATCATCGGCAGGGGTTCCCCGCATCTACATAGCTGGATTCTACCAGCACCAACCATCTGGGGAATACCGGGTGCTTTGGTTCTCACATGGCTGCCTTCGTGGCTACGTTCTCAGGTTTGGATCCGACAAGCCGAGAATCATCAGTCGGCCATCTGTGTCATCGCGTTTGCCGGAATTCTGGCACCAAGGGGAATTTGATTCCTGCTATAGTTCACAAGTCAACCACCGCGGCAGCCTGCACTGGTTAACAGGAATCTACATGGAGACTGCCGTGGACATTATGGTGTTTGACACAGTTACTGAGACGTTCCGGTGGATGCGCAGTCCTGGCCGGTTGGGCCGTCGGGTGTCGTTGTTGGAGATGGACAACAAGCTTGCTTCATGCATCGACAATGATGCCAGCATAGAGATTTGGGTGATGCAAGACTATGAGGCTGAGGTCTGGGCCTTGAAGTACCGGATTAACTTGTTAGCGATGAATACATCACCACAGTTCAAGTATATTTCTAAGATGGCACTGCTTAACCAGCGTGAGCTGCTGATCTGTTGTCACACTCCATCGGTGGGTCCTGATTATCTGTTGCATTGTGACACTGACGGAAAGTTTTTGGGATATTACGAGCTGAAAGAGGGAACATATTCAACATACTTCACAAATCAGTACTTTCAAGAGAGCATGATTCCACTTCCGTTCTGTGAGATGCAAGAAGAAGGTGGTGTGGATAAGGAGCCTCCATTCTTCATAGGGCTATAA